A genomic segment from Zygotorulaspora mrakii chromosome 1, complete sequence encodes:
- the GDT1 gene encoding putative ribosome biosynthesis protein GDT1 (similar to Saccharomyces cerevisiae GDT1 (YBR187W); ancestral locus Anc_8.557), whose protein sequence is MSEGNGGSGPEKADSPLASFVMAVSMIAVSEIGDKTFLIAALMAMRHKRWLVFSSAASSLAIMTILSGIVGHASVAFISERYTRFLAGLLFLVFGYKLTLEGLEMRKDAGVREEMAEVEEEIAACSNGDIEMGDYHKNSSPKASDSSVLAPIQSLFRQIVHKASLLVSPIWINIFIMIFLGEFGDRSQISIVAMASDSDYWYVIAGAVLGHFVCTFIAVLGGKFLATKISMRTVTLGGAFSFFIFAIWYIYEAFTTE, encoded by the coding sequence ATGAGTGAAGGTAATGGTGGTTCAGGGCCTGAAAAGGCTGATTCTCCACTTGCTTCTTTTGTCATGGCTGTTTCAATGATCGCTGTTTCTGAAATTGGTGACAAGACCTTCCTTATAGCTGCTTTAATGGCCATGCGTCATAAAAGATGGTTGGTTTTTAGTTCGGCTGCATCTTCGTTAGCAATTATGACTATTTTATCTGGTATTGTTGGACATGCTTCCGTTGCATTTATCTCTGAGCGCTACACTAGATTCTTAGCTGGTCTTTTGTTCCTTGTATTTGGGTATAAGCTGACGTTGGAGGGTTTAGAAATGAGAAAAGACGCTGGGGTACGGGAAGAGATGGCGGAAGTTGAGGAAGAGATAGCGGCCTGTAGTAATGGTGATATTGAAATGGGTGATTATCATAAGAATTCGTCACCCAAAGCATCTGATTCATCGGTACTGGCACCAATACAATCACTTTTCAGACAAATTGTCCACAAGGCCTCGTTATTAGTATCACCGATATGGAtcaatatctttattaTGATCTTTTTAGGAGAGTTTGGTGATCGTTCACAAATCAGTATAGTTGCTATGGCATCTGATAGCGATTACTGGTATGTGATAGCTGGTGCCGTCCTCGGCCATTTCGTTTGCACTTTCATTGCTGTTCTTGGTGGTAAGTTCCTAGCTACTAAGATTAGCATGAGAACAGTCACATTGGGTGGTGCTTTCTCGTTTTTCATCTTCGCCATCTGGTACATTTATGAGGCTTTCACTACTGAATAA
- the MOT1 gene encoding DNA-binding ATPase (similar to Saccharomyces cerevisiae MOT1 (YPL082C); ancestral locus Anc_8.555): MTSQVSRLDRQVILLETGSTQFVRNMAADQMGDLAKQHPEDILSLLSRVYPFLLVKKWETRVTAARAVGAIVQHAPVWDPNTDDTDGTASVRSGNGIGEEDLECSAKIKLEKEIKIKLEEISQEDRKEIFQDDSRLLSLSDWNLHELLKSKKILLASSSNNFNDSDDGISKKQLKANHGDSSPVSPMDAEVKHEVDSKKELASGASKKSARMLAMAKRRKRIQAKSSFNKPVDLSESSVSKSLMNSNSNASTPNPKLEITEQSDENKIMVESMISPILEKHERVAGLVWQFQGIYELLLENLMNDTWEKRHGAALGLREILKKHASSVSRVKGKSKNENDTINKKSLEDTATRLLTIFALDRFGDYVHDTVVAPVRESVAQTLAALLIHLEDDLSIKIFYTLEQLVLQDPKVVAVPNRIWEATHGGLLGIRYFVSIKTDLLMSSDLLPNVVKIVLYGLDQSDDDVQSVAAAILSPITNDFVRLGSETIDHVLTTIWSSLTHLDDDLSSSVGSVMDLLANLCKHQEVLDILKNKAIQHPSEWSFKSLVPKLYPFLRHSISSVRKSVLNLLNAFLSIKDDSTKNWLNGRIFRLIFQNIILEQHEDILSLSFQVYQSLLNDYKFKHTEKTLDHVLSKHLQPILHLLNTPIGENGKNYSMESQYILKPSQHYQLHPERKRSISEANHESSIPIPKGSERVNIDAPMIAGDITLLGSEIITNTRVMGAKAFGLTLSHFQDSTLESFFTNVLVRCLDLTYATPRMLAFIILTEFCSSWLQDHENVPSFVAETFRPIVTDQLSHPDKLPVFRELVPSLKALRTQCQSLLITFVDVGMLPQHKLPNIPVVVQGESEAGPEAFTISLAEKVYNEYYDKMFRAMSNSYKLLAKKPLEDAKYRVFLAIQAAQSSRKARNTSILANYASASLRYEGLPTKLNPIIRSLMDSVKEETNEKLQKLSGESVIYLIKQLISHEKPKVSNKIVKNLCGFLCVDTTEVPEFASHSALKDSILTLQKEYSIDSNKEDILIMKMTEEAQIKRRGGIFTLSRLLQVFGRDVLIKIPQLKDCLFDPLTKLDELSDQGHRDNTLGQSIVDALGIMRSTYCFMDPQLRSEEVIPKFPILLEFLKSEFSVFRYSTARLIADFAKTSPLEVMSFVIREVIPLMNSAGSVIHRQGASELIYHLSNSMGTDILPYVIFLLVPLLGRMSDSNNDVRNLATTTFASIIKLVPLEAGIADPEGLPDDLMVGRERERDFIQQMMDPSKAKPFKLPVAIKATLRKYQQDGINWLVFLNKYHLHGILCDDMGLGKTLQTICIIASDQYLRSEDYKKTKSVETRPLPSLIICPPSLTGHWENEFEVYASFLDVVVYAGGPSTRIPLREKLAGADIIVTSYDVARNDLEIFKQYDYNYCVLDEGHIIKNAQSKLAKAVKQINANHRLILTGTPIQNNVVELWSLFDFLMPGFLGTEKMFQERFAKPIAASRNSKTSSREQEAGVLALEALHKQVLPFMLRRLKEDVLSDLPPKIIQDYFCELSDLQKQLYKDFSKKQKNVVEKDIDSTSDLDSKQHIFQALQYMRKLCNHPALVLSPDHPQLKQVQEYLKQTHLNLHDIVNAPKLLALKNLLFECGIGERDMERKQSANQFPSSENVISQHRALIFCQLKDMLDMVETDLFKKYMPSVTYMRLDGSVEPRDRQNVVKKFNEDPSIDCLLLTTKVGGLGLNLTGADTVIFIEHDWNPMNDLQAMDRAHRLGQKRVVNVYRIVTKGTLEEKIMGLQKFKMNIASTVVNQQNNGLASMDTHQLLDLFDTDNVPSQDDEEKQAQLNNGVNGMEDIASETGLSGKAKEAVGELKELWDTSQYEEEYNLDNFIKTLR; this comes from the coding sequence ATGACTTCACAGGTCTCGAGGCTTGATCGACAGGTGATCCTGTTGGAGACAGGTTCGACGCAGTTCGTACGTAATATGGCGGCAGACCAAATGGGTGATCTGGCAAAACAACATCCGGAAGATATCTTATCGTTGTTGTCAAGGGTGTATCCGTTTTTGCTGGTCAAGAAATGGGAGACGAGAGTGACGGCAGCAAGAGCTGTCGGCGCGATCGTGCAGCACGCTCCTGTGTGGGATCCGAATACGGATGACACTGATGGAACGGCTAGTGTTCGCAGCGGTAATGGAATTGGCGAAGAAGATCTGGAGTGTAGTGCGAAGATCAAActggaaaaagaaatcaagattAAACTGGAGGAAATTAGTCAAGAAGATAGAAAAGAGATTTTTCAGGATGACAGCCGacttctttctttgtcGGATTGGAACCTTCATGAGCTTTTaaaatctaaaaaaattctgctCGCTTCCAGTTCGaacaatttcaatgatagTGATGATGGGATTTctaaaaaacaattgaaagcAAATCATGGTGATTCGTCACCTGTGTCACCCATGGATGCTGAAGTGAAGCACGAAgtagattcaaaaaaagaattggctTCTGGAGCATCTAAGAAATCAGCTCGTATGCTGGCCATGGCAAAACgaaggaaaagaatacAAGCCAAAAGCTCATTTAATAAACCTGTAGATCTGTCGGAAAGCTCTGTTTCGAAAAGtttgatgaattcaaaCTCAAATGCATCAACCCCTAATCCAAAATTAGAGATCACGGAACAATCTGAcgaaaataaaattatgGTTGAGTCAATGATATCTCCAATTTTAGAAAAACATGAAAGAGTTGCTGGTCTAGTCTGGCAATTTCAAGGTATTTATGAACTattattggaaaatttgatgaatgatACGTGGGAAAAAAGGCATGGTGCAGCATTGGGGTTGagagaaattttaaaaaaacatgCTTCCAGCGTAAGTCGAGTCAAGGgaaaaagtaaaaatgaaaatgatactataaataaaaaatccTTAGAAGATACTGCAACAAGACTACTTACAATTTTTGCATTGGATAGATTTGGCGACTACGTTCATGATACAGTTGTCGCCCCAGTAAGAGAATCTGTTGCTCAAACATTAGCTGCATTATTAATTCATCTAGAGGATGATCTTTccattaaaattttttacaCCCTGGAACAATTAGTTTTACAAGATCCAAAAGTTGTTGCGGTACCAAATAGAATTTGGGAGGCAACTCATGGCGGTCTTCTTGGTATCAGATATTTTGTCAGTATCAAGACAGATTTACTCATGTCATCCGATCTATTACCAAATGTTGTCAAAATTGTCTTATATGGTTTGGATCAATCAGATGATGATGTTCAGAGTGTCGCTGCTGCGATTCTATCACCCATCACAAATGACTTTGTTCGATTGGGTTCAGAAACTATAGACCACGTGCTGACGACCATTTGGTCTTCTTTAACACATTTGGATGATGATTTATCTTCCAGTGTTGGCTCTGTGATGGATCTATTAGCCAACCTTTGTAAACATCAAGAAGTCCTTGACATACTGAAAAACAAGGCAATACAGCATCCTTCGGAGTGGTCATTCAAATCTTTAGTGCCGAAGTTGTATCCATTTTTGCGTCATTCTATTTCTTCGGTAAGGAAATCTGTTTTAAATTTATTAAATGCATTTCTCTCGATTAAGGACGATTCTACGAAGAATTGGCTTAATGGGAGGATTTTTAGactcatttttcaaaatattattCTTGAACAACACGAAGATATTTTGTCCCTATCATTTCAAGTTTATCAGTCACTTTTAAACGATTACAAATTTAAGCATACAGAGAAAACTTTGGATCACGTCCTGAGTAAACACCTACAACCAATCTTACATCTTTTAAACACCCCTATTGGCGAAAATGGTAAGAATTATAGTATGGAGTCCCAGTATATTCTAAAACCTTCTCAGCATTACCAGTTGCATCCAGAACGAAAGAGAAGTATCTCAGAAGCTAATCATGAATCCAGTATTCCAATTCCTAAGGGTAGTGAACGTGTAAATATAGATGCACCGATGATTGCAGGTGACATAACTTTGCTCGGTTCCGAAATAATTACGAATACAAGGGTCATGGGTGCCAAAGCATTTGGCTTAACCCTATCTCATTTCCAAGACTCAACATTAGAATCTTTCTTTACCAACGTACTGGTTCGATGTTTAGACTTGACTTACGCAACCCCTAGGATGCTGGCTTTCATCATTCTGACGGAATTTTGCTCTTCGTGGTTGCAAGATCATGAAAATGTTCCATCATTTGTAGCAGAGACTTTCAGACCCATAGTAACAGATCAGCTTTCACATCCAGATAAACTTCCTGTCTTTAGGGAATTAGTACCGTCTTTGAAAGCTTTACGAACTCAGTGTCAGAGTTTGTTAATAACGTTTGTTGATGTTGGAATGTTACCGCAACATAAGTTACCTAATATACCAGTTGTTGTACAAGGAGAGTCGGAGGCTGGTCCCGAAGCGTTCACAATTTCCCTCGCAGAAAAAGTCTACAACGAATATTATGATAAGATGTTCCGTGCAATGAGTAATTCGTACAAACTTTTGGCTAAAAAACCCTTGGAGGATGCAAAATATCGTGTATTCCTAGCAATACAAGCTGCTCAAAGTTCTAGAAAGGCTCGGAACACTTCTATTCTGGCAAATTATGCCTCAGCTTCTCTACGTTATGAGGGTCTTCCGACTAAGTTAAATCCCATCATTCGATCCTTGATGGATAGTGTCAAAGAAGAgacaaatgaaaaattgcaaaaactGTCTGGTGAATCGGTAATATATTTGATTAAACAGTTGATCAGCCATGAGAAACCAAAGGTCTCTAATAAAATAGTCAAGAATTTATGTGGATTTTTATGCGTTGATACCACAGAAGTCCCGGAATTCGCAAGTCATTCCGCTCTGAAAGATTCAATCTTAACCCTACAAAAGGAATATAGCATCGATTCTAATAAGGAAGATATTCTGATCATGAAAATGACGGAAGAGGCGCAAATAAAACGTAGAGGAGGGATATTTACATTGAGCAGACTTCTTCAAGTATTTGGTAGGGACgttttgataaaaatccCTCAACTTAAGGATTGTTTATTTGATCCCTTGACTAAACTTGATGAATTAAGCGATCAAGGTCATCGGGACAATACTTTGGGTCAGTCTATTGTTGACGCTTTGGGCATAATGCGTTCTACGTATTGTTTCATGGATCCTCAATTGCGAAGTGAAGAAGTCATTCCAAAATTTCCGATACTTTTAGAGTTTTTGAAGTCCGAGTTCTCAGTTTTCAGGTACTCCACGGCCAGGCTAATAGCGGACTTCGCCAAAACATCACCTCTTGAAGTCATGTCGTTTGTTATCAGAGAGGTAATACCTTTGATGAATAGTGCTGGTTCGGTCATTCATCGCCAAGGCGCATCGGAGCTAATAtatcatctttcaaattcgaTGGGAACAGATATATTGCCGTATGTGATCTTTTTATTGGTACCATTATTGGGTCGCATGAGCGACTCTAACAATGACGTTAGAAATCTAGCAACTACAACTTTTGCTTCTATTATCAAGCTGGTTCCTCTAGAGGCGGGGATCGCTGACCCAGAAGGCCTGCCGGATGATCTCATGGTTGGTCGTGAAAGGGAGCGTGATTTCATTCAGCAAATGATGGATCCTTCAAAGGCAAAACCTTTCAAATTGCCAGTGGCTATCAAAGCTACTTtaagaaaatatcaacaggACGGTATCAATTGGCTAGTGTTCTTGAACAAATATCATTTACATGGTATTCTTTGTGATGATATGGGCCTAGGTAAGACATTGCAAACTATTTGTATTATTGCAAGTGATCAATATTTAAGAAGTGAGGATTATAAGAAGACAAAGTCTGTCGAGACTCGACCTCTTCCTTCACTTATTATCTGCCCTCCTTCTTTGACTGGTCATTGggaaaatgaatttgagGTTTATGCATCTTTCCTCGACGTTGTTGTGTACGCTGGTGGACCTTCAACTCGTATTCCATTGAGGGAGAAGCTTGCTGGAGCAGATATAATCGTTACTTCTTATGATGTCGCAAGAAATGACCTTGAGATATTCAAGCAATATGATTACAATTATTGTGTACTTGATGAGGGTCATATTATTAAGAATGCACAATCAAAACTGGCAAAGGCAGTCAAACAGATTAATGCAAATCACAGATTGATTTTGACGGGTACTCCTATTCAAAACAATGTAGTTGAGCTGTGGTCTTTATTCGATTTCTTGATGCCCGGCTTTCTGGGTACCGAAAAGATGTTTCAGGAAAGATTTGCAAAACCAATTGCGGCTTCAAGAAATAGCAAAACATCATCGAGGGAACAAGAGGCGGGTGTTCTGGCTTTGGAGGCACTGCATAAGCAAGTATTACCATTTATGTTACGGAGACTGAAAGAAGATGTTTTATCAGATTTACCTCCAAAGATTATTCAAGATTATTTCTGTGAATTAAGCGATCTGCAGAAACAACTATACAAGGACTTTTcgaaaaagcaaaaaaatgtagtggaaaaagatattgacAGTACCTCAGACTTAGATAGCAAGCagcatatttttcaagcaCTCCAGTATATGAGAAAATTATGCAATCATCCAGCTTTAGTACTCTCACCGGATCACCCCCAATTGAAGCAGGTTCAAGAATATTTGAAGCAGACTCATTTGAATCTACATGATATTGTGAATGCACCTAAATTGCTAGCTCTAAAGAATTTACTATTTGAGTGTGGAATTGGTGAGCGTGATATGGAGAGAAAGCAGTCCGCGAACCAGTTCCCCTCAAGCGAAAACGTCATCTCACAGCATCGTGCCCTGATTTTTTGTCAATTGAAGGATATGTTGGATATGGTTGAAACTGATCTTTTTAAAAAGTACATGCCGTCAGTCACTTATATGAGACTGGATGGTAGCGTTGAGCCAAGAGATAGACAAAATGTAGTAAAAAAGTTTAACGAAGATCCGTCAATTGACTGTCTCCTGCTAACTACAAAAGTTGGTGGTCTGGGTTTAAATTTAACAGGTGCAGACACAGTCATCTTTATCGAGCATGACTGGAACCCTATGAATGATTTGCAGGCAATGGACCGTGCGCATAGACTTGGCCAAAAGAGAGTTGTAAATGTCTACAGAATAGTGACAAAAGGTACACTggaggaaaaaataatggGCCTacagaaattcaaaatgaatatCGCTTCTACGGTTGTCAATCAACAGAATAATGGTTTAGCTTCAATGGATACGCATCAATTACTTGATTTATTTGATACAGATAATGTTCCGTCTCAggacgatgaagaaaagcaaGCGCAGCTGAACAATGGCGTAAATGGAATGGAAGATATCGCAAGCGAAACAGGGTTAAGTGGCAAAGCCAAAGAAGCTGTTGGTGAGCTTAAAGAATTATGGGATACCTCTCAATATGAGGAAGAATACAATCTTGACAACTTTATCAAGACTTTACGTTAA
- the GLO4 gene encoding hydroxyacylglutathione hydrolase GLO4 (similar to Saccharomyces cerevisiae GLO2 (YDR272W) and GLO4 (YOR040W); ancestral locus Anc_5.637) — protein MLFKQIRKMHVKPIKMRWMTGGVNYSYLLSTQDSSQSWLIDPAEAMEVLPALNSAEKSSIQAIVNTHHHYDHAGGNVAVLASLKQTSNHPIKVIGGSRGSPAVTDIPKDLQHYKLGDLDITSIRTPCHTQDSVCYHVIDPETNEQAIFSGDTLFTAGCGRFFEGTGEEMDAALNEKILKGVKEPNWGTTRVFPGHEYTTGNVEFIRKAIYPNVGDNKYFDALEDYCHEHEVTTGKFTLYDELMFNPFMRLDDKLVRKAIGDENCTWSRGRVMDQLRKMKNAA, from the coding sequence ATGCTATTTAAACAAATTAGAAAGATGCATGTTAAACCTATTAAAATGAGATGGATGACCGGCGGGGTCAATTACAGTTATCTGTTGAGTACGCAAGATAGCAGTCAATCATGGTTGATTGACCCAGCAGAAGCGATGGAAGTGCTGCCCGCGTTGAATAGCGCAGAAAAATCTAGTATACAAGCTATAGTGAATACGCATCATCATTATGATCATGCCGGAGGCAATGTTGCCGTTTTGGCAAGTTTGAAACAGACATCAAATCATCCAATAAAGGTAATAGGTGGCTCTAGAGGCTCACCTGCTGTCACTGACATTCCTAAGGATCTGCAACATTACAAGTTAGGTGATTTAGACATCACAAGTATTCGCACTCCATGCCACACCCAAGATTCTGTATGCTATCATGTTATTGACCCTGAGACAAATGAACAGGCAATCTTCAGCGGTGATACCTTGTTCACTGCTGGCTGTGGGCGATTTTTTGAGGGAACCGGCGAGGAAATGGACGCCGCATTGAACgagaagattttgaagggCGTAAAAGAGCCCAATTGGGGCACAACTAGGGTATTTCCTGGTCACGAATATACTACTGGAAATGTAGAGTTTATTCGCAAAGCGATTTATCCAAATGTTGGTGACAATAAGTATTTTGACGCTTTGGAAGATTATTGTCATGAACACGAAGTCACTACAGGAAAATTTACGCTTTACGATGAATTGATGTTCAACCCATTTATGAGACTGGATGACAAACTGGTAAGAAAAGCTATTGGTGACGAGAACTGTACTTGGTCTAGAGGCAGAGTTATGGATCAActaagaaaaatgaagaatgCAGCTTGA
- a CDS encoding uncharacterized protein (similar to Saccharomyces cerevisiae NTC20 (YBR188C); ancestral locus Anc_8.556) gives MSSLNEQVKARKRRLEELKNRSEHANTVEEASKKSKNEIEKKNHNGDIGVPLEYTDYTVEQLSSKIEKEVLEELKKTADVIITNFARNQSQRSKSITAKRVNDKSVGFPATFLQEKLDELDRRTDDQIKRLVRKKLMKDAKSEN, from the coding sequence ATGTCTTCATTGAACGAACAAGTGAAGGCTCGGAAACGAAGATTAgaagagctgaaaaatCGCTCGGAGCATGCCAATACTGTGGAGGAAGCAAGCAAGAAAAGCAAGaacgaaattgaaaaaaaaaatcacaatGGAGATATAGGAGTCCCCCTGGAATATACAGACTACACTGTTGAGCAACTATCTTCTAAAATTGAGAAGGAAGTTTTAGAAGAATTAAAGAAAACTGCAGATGTAATAATCACAAATTTTGCGAGAAATCAAAGTCAACGAAGTAAGAGTATCACTGCAAAAAGAGTAAATGACAAAAGTGTGGGTTTTCCTGCGACCTTTCTGCAAGAGAAGCTGGATGAATTGGATAGAAGGACCGATGATCAAATAAAGAGACTAGTGCgaaaaaagttgatgaAAGATGCAAAGAGCGAAAATTAG
- the CUE5 gene encoding ubiquitin-binding protein CUE5 (similar to Saccharomyces cerevisiae DON1 (YDR273W) and CUE5 (YOR042W); ancestral locus Anc_5.638), protein MSAEEAEALSTTDIDSAPDIKEDSPKKPEGVIETAKTDDSEQENPPAIEKEIDETKKGPEDERPEEATPPLPARKKTNDILEAKAPEENPILTQLKEAFPNVEEKYVKAVIIASQGALDPAFSALLFLSDPESGADIELPSQPVVHKAPDLPQRRKQTQLEQDELLARQLDEQFNKNRHSQRVIQSRRQVNAAGREAGEARRERIRERHRRNQQPLSPEEQRELYGEDEDSWAQFMEKELPELKEKANRSIQETATKLNGWISGFRRNIVGDYAEPGNSNERDYYDDEAYEQKISEKNNDYTNSYAPKKPERRRFNSFGAQVGEESLENHGITLHNDDSDAEYDEEDDVPPQLPSKNSEDGKPKDVKIVPESTFIDTPDASTRKKWQPVAPEPLNATPTKVVVTPDDRKANRNADEDEFLINSDDEM, encoded by the coding sequence ATGTCTGCAGAGGAAGCTGAAGCTTTAAGTACCACGGATATTGACAGTGCCCCTGACATTAAGGAAGATAGTCCCAAGAAGCCTGAAGGTGTAATCGAAACAGCGAAAACAGATGATTCTGAACAGGAAAATCCACCAGCTAtagaaaaagagattgatgaaacaaaaaagggTCCTGAGGATGAGCGTCCTGAGGAAGCAACCCCCCCACTTCCAGCCCGAAAGAAAACTAATGATATTTTGGAAGCAAAGGCACCTGAAGAGAACCCCATTTTAACTCAATTAAAAGAGGCGTTCCCAAATGTCGAGGAAAAATATGTAAAGGCTGTAATTATCGCGTCACAAGGAGCTTTAGATCCTGCATTCAGTGCGCTACTGTTTCTATCAGATCCAGAATCAGGGGCGGACATAGAATTACCATCTCAGCCTGTAGTTCATAAAGCTCCAGATTTGCCGCAAAGAAGGAAACAGACTCAATTGGAACAGGACGAATTGCTAGCACGTCAGCTTGATGAAcagttcaacaaaaatagGCATTCGCAACGCGTTATTCAAAGTCGTAGGCAAGTTAATGCTGCAGGCCGTGAAGCAGGTGAAGCACGTAGGGAAAGGATAAGAGAGCGTCATagaagaaatcaacaaCCGCTGAGCCCAGAAGAACAGAGAGAGCTTTACggtgaagatgaggatTCTTGGGCTCAATTCATGGAAAAGGAGCTGCCCGAACTGAAGGAAAAGGCAAACCGTTCAATCCAAGAGACTGCTACAAAATTAAATGGTTGGATTAGTGGATTCAGAAGAAATATAGTGGGCGATTATGCTGAACCTGGCAACAGTAATGAAAGAGACTATTATGACGATGAGGCCTACGAACAAAAGATAAGCGAAAAGAATAATGATTACACCAACAGTTATGCACCAAAGAAACCCGAAAGACGCAgattcaattcttttggaGCCCAAGTTGGAGAGGAGTCATTGGAGAATCACGGTATAACGTTGCACAATGACGACAGCGATGCTGAATACgacgaggaagatgatGTTCCACCACAACTTCCATCCAAGAACTCTGAAGACGGAAAACCCAAGGATGTTAAAATCGTACCAGAATCAACTTTTATCGATACACCTGACGCCTCAACTaggaaaaaatggcaacCAGTTGCGCCTGAGCCGTTAAATGCTACACCTACCAAGGTAGTTGTTACCCCAGATGACCGCAAGGCCAATAGGAACGCGGATGAGGACGAGTTTTTAATTAACAGCGACGACGAGATGTAA
- the PCH2 gene encoding Pch2p (similar to Saccharomyces cerevisiae PCH2 (YBR186W); ancestral locus Anc_8.558), with protein MVCMVDVMLRASTVSLVQCALNEENEGKIRANHGHGGNETINAVDKMHIFYKLVKSIVQKRLRKFECERLRRLILTSEDFLAEGHGSIEICEPPTEAQSRIVKSLVRVIFHQLAMDDSSEAISEAHANLIFSLFIVKITSDIYVENPAINTCLGTTLCNLKERVTNILEEEVNNAQTAQHVGSPSMEVGELNVHLFCCLEDLQHQNDNKVLIDDFDKIDLYSDNENANDECLTDENTLISSKVNDSLDSSVRISKQTLSLTKVTLLPSKELENCWESLFFDNDIKQKMFSYATIALKVATLSREKANSNIDSSNIFSNNKLLIVHGPPGTGKTTVCKALVQKLSIRREFSCGTNPIDTRHKGILVEISCSRIFSRWFGESSKNLSSIFTDVENLLKLNENSFVCLLIDEVEAIAISRDELLNKSESTDGVRVVSTLLTLLDRLKKYNNLIVLATSNLLNSLDPAFIDRADGVFHIGNPSKDAIIEILTSTLRELMRKNIISCPFNALSQFKYEEVISLIASKCLRFDVSGRTLRKLPLICLSEHFQALPMQLDKFLIALALSVASTTYKHHV; from the exons ATGGTGTGTATGGTAGATGTCATGCTCAGAGCCAGCACGGTTTCGTTGGTCCAATGTGCGTTGAATGAAGAGAACGAGGGAAAAATAAGAGCCAATCACGGACATGGAGGCAATGAGACAATAAATGCAGTTGACAAGATGCATATATTTTACAAGCTGGTCAAGAGCATTGTCCAGAAGAGACTGAGAAAATTCGAATGTGAGCGGTTGCGTAGATTGATACTAACTTCAGAAGACTTTTTGGCCGAGGGTCATGGAAGTATTGAGATTTGTGAACCGCCCACGGAAGCGCAAAGTCGTATTGTAAAGAGTTTGGTTAGGGTGATATTCCATCAGCTTGCCATGGACGATTCATCTGAGGCAATAAGCGAGGCTCATGCTAACCTAatattttcacttttcatAGTGAAGATAACTAGCGACATCTACGTTGAGAATCCAGCTATCAATACATGTTTGGGTACAACTCTTTGCAATCTAAAGGAAAGGGTAACAAATATcttggaagaagaagtgaaCAATGCTCAAACGGCACAACATGTTGGCTCTCCGTCGATGGAAGTGGGCGAACTCAATGttcatcttttctgttGCTTGGAAGATTTGCAGCATCAGAACGACAATAAGGTGCTGATTGACgattttgataaaattgatctTTATAGTGACAACGAGAATGCTAATGATGAGTGCCTCACCGATGAAAACACACtgatttcatcaaaagttaACGATTCCTTAGATTCCTCAGTTCGAATTAGCAAACAAACACTATCATTGACAAAAGTTACGTTGCTTCCCTCAAAGGAATTGGAAAACTGCTGGGAGTCCTTATTTTTCGATAATGACATTAAGCAAAAGATGTTCAGCTACGCTACCATAGCGCTGAAAGTTGCAACTTTGTCAAGAGAGAAAGCTAATAGTAACATTGATTCAtctaatattttttctaatAATAAGCTCTTGATTGTCCATGGCCCTCCAGGAACAGGAAAGACGACAGTTTGTAAGGCGTTGGTTCAGAAATTGTCCATAAGAAGGGAGTTCTCTTGTGGCACAAACCCTATTGATACTCGCCATAAGGGAATACTAGTTGAGATCTCATGTTCAAGAATCTTTTCAAGGTGGTTCGGtgaatcatcaaaaaaccTGAGTAGCATATTTACAGATGTTGAAAatctcttgaaattgaacGAAAATTCATTCGTTTGTCTGCTAATCGACGAAGTGGAGGCCATAGCAATTTCAAGAGACGAATTACTCAACAAAAGTGAGTCCACAGATGGGGTAAGGGTCGTGAGTACGCTATTAACTCTACTGGATCgattaaaaaaatacaataatCTGATTGTCCTGGCAACGTCCAATCTACTAAACTCTTTGGACCCAGCATTCATAGATAGGGCTGATGGTGTATTTCATATTGGCAATCCATCAAAAGACGcaataattgaaattttgaccTCTACCTTAAGAGAACTTATGcgaaaaaatatcatttcGTGTCCCTTTAACGCCTTGTCACAATTCAAGTACGAAGAGGTTATTTCGCTAATTGCTTCTAAATGCCTG AGATTTGACGTAAGTGGCAGAACCCTGCGTAAGCTACCATTAATTTGTCTCTCTGAGCACTTCCAGGCTTTGCCAATGCAATTGGACAAGTTTCTCATAGCATTGGCATTATCAGTTGCTAGTACAACATATAAGCACCACGTGTAA